The DNA region CCCAGATTTTGTTGCGATGACCCGCGAAATTGCAGGTGTAACGCGCGTATTGATTTTCGAGACAAAAGGAGAACACCTTGGAGGCAACCTCGATACTGAATATAAGAAAAAGGTCTTGAAAACTCTTGAAGATACATTCAACAACGGCGGCACGATGATGGTCCGCGAAGGAACAACACGGGCAGGTATCTTTCAACTCGTATTCAGCGAGCAGGAGTTTCCAGAAATCACTGCGCGTCTGGGGGAGCATAACTTGACGGAGGCGGATAACTAATACCATTTCTGATTGAAATTGTAGCATAAACTTCAGTTCGTGCATGCTTGTAGCATAGACTGTTAGTCTGTGCACTCAGGGGCTGCTAATGCAATATAAACTTTTAGAAGTGGTATAACTTTATAACGTAGGTCGCCGTATTTGTCCAATTGTGAGGATCGATAAAGGATTGTTTTATAAACCTGAATCTGTTAAACCTTATATCTTGGATATTGTGATAAAATGCGCAATAAGGAGAATATTGAATGTCTAATACGACTCCACTTCGGACAGTGATCGTTGGATGCGGTATGATAGCGGCGGGAGGCTACCAGCCACGATGCCAAGCGTACCCACACCGTATTGAACTCGTTGGCTATTATGACGAAGACGAGAGACGCGCCGCAGCATTGGCAGAACGCAACGGCGGACACGTTTACAAATCACTTGAGGAAGTGCTGAACGATCCAAATGTAGAAGCGATTGTGAATTTGACAATTCACATCTCCCACTATCCAGTTTCATTGGCAGCACTGAAAGCGGGAAAACACGTTTACTCCGAGAAACCGATTTCCATCCGAACCGACGAGGCGAACGAACTCGTAGAAACAGCGGAAGCGATGGGATTAAAACTGGCGTGTGCCCCATCGGCGATTCTCGGTTACGTCCAACAGAACGTCTGGCAACGGATTCGTGAGGGTGAAATCGGTGATGTGATCTCTGCGATCGGGAACTTCGGGGGTCCCTTGGAACACTGGCATCCGAACGCAGACGCTTTTATCATGCATGCGGGTCCCTTCCGAGATGTCGCGCCTTATCCGCTTACTGCGATGACAACGATGATCGCGCCGGTCAAAACCGTGCACGGCTTCGCACGCGTCGCTGTTCCGAAACGGATGTTGCACCAAGGTCCACGGAAAGGCACCGAATTTGAAGTAAATGAGAAGGATCACGGATTCGCTGTGCTTGAGTTCGAGAACGGCGCACACGGACTCATCTATCACAGTTTCACTGTCTCTTCTGGGATCCCACCCTACGAAATCCACGGCACGGCAGGTGGATTCTCCCTTCAGGCACACGACGATGGACGCGGTATCCAAAAGTTCACGCCCCAAGATCGATGGCAAGCTGAAGTCTCGCCACCGAAAGCGTTTACCGGATTAGATTGGGGCAAAGGCGTTGCGGATTTCGCGGACGCAATCCGATCTGACCGAAATCCGCGCTGTAACGGCGCACAAGCACGACACGCCTTAGAGGTATGCGAGCGGATCATCGAATCGTCTGACGCGAGGAGACCTATCGATGTCGAGAGCCGTTTCCCGGCACCGCCGCCTGTCGACGATGTAGCACCGTGGGAAGATGCTTAATATGAATCGGGAATCGGAGTTCCCTCCTACCGAAGGGTGAGCATGTTGATGAAAAGGCGGTACGCGCCTCCTACACCTGCTGGGAGTTGCCTATAGAAGGCGTAAGCGGCATAAGTGTAAGTGCCTTGTCCGTATTTCGCTGTGAGGAACCCGCCGTGTTGTGGCTCTTGCTCACGGTCGTTGCAGGTGAGGAGTGCCTGATAGTTTGCGTCCCATTCGGTGAGGAATTTAGAACCACGCTCCTCA from Candidatus Poribacteria bacterium includes:
- a CDS encoding Gfo/Idh/MocA family oxidoreductase, producing MSNTTPLRTVIVGCGMIAAGGYQPRCQAYPHRIELVGYYDEDERRAAALAERNGGHVYKSLEEVLNDPNVEAIVNLTIHISHYPVSLAALKAGKHVYSEKPISIRTDEANELVETAEAMGLKLACAPSAILGYVQQNVWQRIREGEIGDVISAIGNFGGPLEHWHPNADAFIMHAGPFRDVAPYPLTAMTTMIAPVKTVHGFARVAVPKRMLHQGPRKGTEFEVNEKDHGFAVLEFENGAHGLIYHSFTVSSGIPPYEIHGTAGGFSLQAHDDGRGIQKFTPQDRWQAEVSPPKAFTGLDWGKGVADFADAIRSDRNPRCNGAQARHALEVCERIIESSDARRPIDVESRFPAPPPVDDVAPWEDA